In Solanum pennellii chromosome 7, SPENNV200, the following are encoded in one genomic region:
- the LOC107025256 gene encoding glycine-rich protein 5-like, which produces MLDNNSSKASAMISYYGVLFLLYVIIFSCLVVSIVAFSCTDHLENDKVSKKKKKTKSKSIGANCGSNFGATNGVIMYASGACGCSGAGGGGGGGGYGGSGGGGGGYGGC; this is translated from the coding sequence atgttggatAACAATTCTAGCAAAGCTAGTGCTATGATTAGTTACTATGGAGTCTTGTTCTTGCTCTATGTTATCATTTTCTCTTGTTTAGTGGTGTCAATAGTGGCATTTTCATGTACTGATCATCTTGAAAATGACAAAGTAtctaagaagaaaaagaaaaccaaGTCTAAGTCTATTGGTGCTAATTGTGGTTCTAATTTTGGTGCTACTAATGGAGTCATCATGTATGCTAGTGGTGCTTGTGGATGTAGCGGTGCCGGTGGCGGTGGTGGAGGAGGTGGCTATGGCGGTAGTGGTGGCGGAGGTGGTGGCTATGGTGGTTGCTGA